From the genome of Anopheles merus strain MAF chromosome X, AmerM5.1, whole genome shotgun sequence, one region includes:
- the LOC121595849 gene encoding protein halfway, whose protein sequence is MGFARRDAVIAMLLIMGVTVPELPLPAAMARIVDDTVAGSNVLFTDAPQLLSQALEHTTPMHVVAVGEPPLPVDPVGAEGGDGGGGFNPASDHQPGSVDGGSAGRSTESFAATVPMVSSSSPAPAPNGHAGSSTQAPSLSTTAIPPPMPSAVTTTTGAPVASSSSTLASTTTTTTTTATIAAGAPNVGPAPATATATSNGRSAVSAPPQIECYHAQPELCAERKGDCECSVDPVVPAALYCCNVTDINKAIGCVTNAPETASWKYLHIRNVTVREMALNVSNRYIKTLLSLAITDGTIQRISTSFARFSSPVCLNVSNNNISEIEPRAFRELRNLTMLDLSYNNLSTIPSTNGKFRLDIRGNVGMLCKSLLESLKSGVKFKDPESTFCLTNRTFNWFNSTDSLPLHQLETIQRVQDECPENCTCELDRLNFDLNNTERKTITTRVACTGLGLTKFPDRLPAGTVTLNISNNNITSLEALNTPPYQSLLRLHADDNQISSLSDLEGMDFISRFTLFSIRRNKLKTVQSYIFTKSLDLGSYIFLEGNPMTCDCNAAKGFKNWLLSRKAQVPDHENIFCEGNTNLQQLVTIQESKLCQSQHDWTDYIYYLIATEILLLVALVCKVSYDYWVFKTAGYLPWPANKMPKLPCDCLCE, encoded by the exons ATGGGATTCGCACGAAGGGATGCCGTCATCGCAATGCTGCTTATAATGGGAGTAACCGTGCCGGAGCTGCCCCTGCCGGCGGCGATGGCTCGCATCGTGGACGACACGGTGGCCGGCAGTAACGTTCTGTTCACCGACGCACCGCAACTGCTGTCGCAGGCGCTCGAGCACACTACGCCGATGCATGTGGTCGCTGTCGGTGAGCCACCGCTACCGGTAGACCCTGTGGGAGCAGAAGGAGGagacggtggcggtggtttcAATCCGGCCAGCGATCATCAACCGGGCAGTGTCGATGGTGGTAGCGCCGGCAGATCGACCGAATCGTTTGCCGCAACCGTACCGATGGTATCGAGCAGCTCGCCAGCACCGGCACCGAACGGTCACGCTGGCTCGAGCACACAGGCACCCTCGCTCTCAACGACGGCCATACCGCCACCGATGCCGTCCGCGGTAACGACGACCACCGGCGCACCGGTCGCTAGCTCTTCGAGCACGCTGGCATCGACCACGACGACCACGACCACGACGGCGACGATCGCTGCCGGTGCGCCAAACGTTGGGCCAGCGCCCGCCACCGCCACGGCCACCAGCAACGGGCGCTCGGCGGTATCTGCCCCGCCCCAGATCGAATGCTACCACGCCCAGCCGGAGCTGTGCGCCGAGCGCAAGGGTGACTGCGAGTGCAGCGTCGATCCGGTCGTGCCGGCCGCCCTGTACTGCTGCAACGTCACCGACATCAACAAGGCGATCGGGTGCGTGACGAACGCGCCGGAAACGGCCAGCTGGAAGTATCTGCACATCCGCAACGTGACCGTGCGCGAGATGGCGTTGAACGTGTCGAACCGGTACATCAAGACGCTGCTGTCGCTCGCGATCACCGACGGCACGATCCAGCGCATCAGCACGTCGTTCGCCCGGTTCTCGTCCCCGGTCTGCCTGAACGTGTcgaacaacaacatcagcgaGATCGAGCCGCGCGCCTTCCGCGAGCTGCGCAACCTCACGATGCTCGACCTGTCGTACAACAATCTCTCCACCATACCGTCCACCAACGGGAAGTTTCGGCTCGACATACG CGGAAACGTTGGCATGCTGTGCAAGTCGCTGCTCGAATCGCTCAAGAGCGGCGTCAAGTTCAAGGATCCCGAGTCGACGTTCTGCCTGACGAATCGCACCTTCAACTGGTTCAACTCGACCGACAGCCTGCCGCTGCACCAGCTGGAGACGATCCAGCGCGTGCAGGACGAGTGCCCGGAGAACTGCACCTGCGAGCTCGACCGGCTCAACTTCGACCTGAACAACACGGAGCGCAAAACGATTACGACGCGCGTGGCCTGCACCGGGCTCGGGCTGACCAAGTTCCCCGATCGGCTGCCGGCCGGCACGGTGACGCTGAACATCTCCAACAACAAT ATCACCAGCCTGGAGGCGCTGAACACGCCGCCGTACCAGtcgctgctgcggctgcacGCCGACGACAACCAGATCAGCTCGCTGAGCGACCTGGAAGGGATGGACTTCATCTCGCGCTTCACGCTGTTCTCGATCCGGCGCAACAAGCTGAAAACCGTCCAGTCGTACATCTTCACCAAATCGCTCGACCTCGGCTCGTACATCTTTCTCGAGGGCAACCCGATGACGTGCGACTGCAACGCGGCGAAGGGGTTCAAGAACTGGCTGCTCAGCCGGAAGGCGCAGGTGCCCGACCACGAGAACATCTTCTGCGAGGGCAACACCAACCTGCAGCAGCTGGTGACGATCCAGGAGAGCAAGCTGTGCCAGTCCCAGCACGACTGGACCGACTACATCTACTACCTGATCGCGACCGAgatactgctgctggtggcgctcGTCTGCAAGGTGTCGTACGACTACTGGGTGTTCAAGACGGCCGGCTATCTGCCGTGGCCGGCGAACAAAATGCCCAAGCTGCCGTGCGACTGTCTGTGCGAATGA
- the LOC121596969 gene encoding glycine-rich cell wall structural protein 1.8-like produces MYTAVTSLGRLVALALLAVLLALLQCSAPCQASPVMLDKLFGFAAYQPTYSGGGYGGNQYGYYGGGGGGGAGSASGTGYGSHHRPTATSHKRQAKGRDYKDICRVVNPAPYALPGRAPYPAAPFCPY; encoded by the coding sequence ATGTACACCGCCGTTACCTCGCTCGGGCGGCTAGTGGCGCTGGCCCTGCTGGCGGTCCTGCTCGCCCTGCTACAGTGTTCCGCGCCCTGCCAGGCGTCCCCGGTCATGCTGGACAAGCTGTTTGGCTTTGCGGCCTACCAGCCGACCTACTCCGGCGGTGGCTACGGTGGCAACCAGTACGGCTACtatggcggtggcggcggcggcggcgccgGCAGTGCCAGCGGTACCGGGTACGGCAGCCATCATCGCCCCACGGCCACCAGCCACAAGCGGCAGGCGAAGGGGCGCGACTACAAGGACATCTGCCGGGTGGTCAATCCGGCCCCGTACGCGCTGCCCGGGCGGGCACCCTACCCGGCCGCACCCTTCTGTCCGTATTAG